In one Zalophus californianus isolate mZalCal1 chromosome 10, mZalCal1.pri.v2, whole genome shotgun sequence genomic region, the following are encoded:
- the SBDS gene encoding ribosome maturation protein SBDS: MSIFTPTNQIRLTNVAVVRMKRAGKRFEIACYKNKVVGWRSGVEKDLDEVLQTHSVFVNVSKGQVAKKEDLISAFGTDDQTEICKQILTKGEVQVSDKERHTQLEQMFRDIATIVAEKCVNPETKRPYTVILIERAMKDIHYSVKTNKSTKQQALEVIKQLKEKMQIERAHMRLRFLLPVNEGKKLKEKLKPLIKVIESEDYGQQLEIVCLIDPGCFREIDELIKKETKGKGSLEVLNLKDVEEGDEKFE; the protein is encoded by the exons ATGTCGATCTTCACCCCCACCAACCAGATCCGCCTAACCAATGTGGCCGTGGTACGGATGAAGCGCGCCGGGAAGCGCTTCGAAATCGCCTGCTACAAAAACAAAGTCGTCGGCTGGCGGAGCGGCGT GGAAAAAGACCTTGATGAAGTTCTACAGACCCACTCAGTGTTTGTTAACGTTTCTAAAGGTCAGGTTGCAAAGAAAGAAGATCTGATCAGTGCATTTGGAACAGACGACCAGACGGAAATCTGTAAGCAG attttgactAAAGGAGAGGTTCAAGTGTCAGATAAAGAACGGCATACGCAGCTGGAGCAGATGTTCAGGGACATTGCAACTATTGTAGCTGAGAAGTGTGTGAACCCTGAAACAAAGAGACCATACACTGTTATCCTTATTGAGAGAGCTATGAAGGACATCCACTATTCGGTCAAAACCAATAAGAGTACCAAACAGCAG GCTTTGGAGGTGATAAAGCAGTTAAAGGAGAAAATGCAGATTGAACGTGCTCACATGAGACTCCGGTTCCTTCTTCCAGTGAATGAAGGGAAGAAGCTGAAAGAAAAGCTCAAGCCACTGATCAAAGTCATAGAGAGTGAAGACTACGGTCAGCAGTTAGAAATT GTGTGTCTGATTGACCCGGGCTGCTTCCGAGAAATCGATGAGCtaataaaaaaggagacaaaaggcAAAGGTTCTTTGGAAGTACTCAACTTGAAAGATGTGGAAGAAGGAGATGAGAAATTTGAATAA